GCGCGCCGCCTCGCTGAAGCTGAATCCGAAGTCGGAGCCCCCCGCTTCCTGGAACTCCGCCTGGTTCTTTTCCGGCGTGATGGACTTCATCAGGGCCATCGTGTCATCGGGATCGAGGATTTTGGTCTGCAGGTTCCGCAGGCGGCCGTTGTGGCGGATGGTCGGCGGGCGGCCGACAGTGATGTGAAGATCGGAGGCGTCCAGCTTCACCATCACGTCGAGGAGTCGGTCGATTTGAACTGTGCTCATGGGTCGTTCCTGGGGTGGGTCGTTGGGGAGTTCCGAGGCAAATCAACCGCCGACCGTGGAAGGATCGAAGGTCTCCATCTGGGCGAACTTGGCCACCTCCGAGGGGGTGGTGCGGCCCTTGAGGATCTTCAGCTTGCCGTCTCCCAGCAGCGTGCGCATGCCGGAGCGGATGGCGGCGGCGCGGATCCGGGCGATGCCGGCCCGCTCGAAGGCCAGGTTCCGGATCTCGGCGTTCATGATCATCATTTCGTAGATGCCGCGGCGGCCGCGGTAGCCCACATTGCCGCACTCCGCACAGCCCACCGGCATCATGACCTTGTCCTTCTCGGAATCGGCGATGTTCACCAGTTGCAGGATCTTGGGATCGGGCTCGGGGTCGATCTTCTTGCACTTGTCGCAGAGGATGCGGGCCAGGCGCTGGCCCATGACGGCCTGGATGCTGCTGGCCACCAGGAAGGGCTTCACACCCATGTCCACCAGTCGCGTGATGGCGCTGGGGGCGTCGTTGGTGTGGAGCGTGCTGAAGACCAAGTGGCCGGTGAGCGCGGCCTGGATGGCGATGTCGGCGACTTCGCGATCTCGAATTTCACCGACCAGGATGATGTTGGGCGCCTGGCGGAGCATGGACTTCAGAATCGCCGGGAAGGTCAGGCCGATCTGGTCGCGGACCTGCACCTGGTTGATGCCCTTGAAGTTGTACTCCACGGGGTCCTCGGCGGTGATGATCTTCTTGTCGGGCCGGTTGAGGACGTCCAGCGCCGAGTAGAGCGTGGTGGTCTTGCCGCTGCCGGTGGGACCGGTGACCAGGAAGATGCCGTTGGGCCGGCGGATGACCTTGTTGAAGGTGTCGAGCATGTCCTGCTCGAGGCCGAGGTTGAGCAAGCCGATGCGCACGCTGTCCGGCCGCAAAATACGCAGCACCACGCTCTCGCCGTGGTAGGCCGGGCAGGTGCTGGCGCGGAAGTCGATGCTGGTGCCGTCGATGAGCATCTTGATGCGGCCGTCCTGCGGAACGCGCCGCTCCGCCATGTTCACGCCGGCCATCAGCTTGAAGCGGGCGAGCAGACCCGCCTGGTTGCGCTTGGGCAGCTTGTCGCGGAGAATGCACTCGCCGTCGATGCGGTAGCGCACGCGGACGTACTCCGTCATGGGTTCGACGTGGATGTCGCTGGCCCGGCCGCGGACGGCTTCGATGATGATGCGGTTCACCAGGCGGACGATCGGGGCGTCGTCGGCGGCATCGACGTCGATCGACTTGTCCACGCTCTTGTCGACGCTCTTGTCCACCGAGACGTCGATGGAGTCGGTGAGCAGGCTCTCCTGCTTGACGGCGCTGACCGACTTGTTGCCGATGTCCAGGAAGGCCTGCAGCTGGCGCTTGCTGGCAATGGCGGTGTCCAGTTCGGCGCTGAGGCGGAAGCGGAGCACATCGAAGAGCTCCAGGTCCATCGGGTCGTGCACCAGCAGCTTCAGGCGGCCGTTGGTCTTGGAGATCGGCAGCACCAGGTGCTTGCGCATGATCTCCTCGGGGATCAGCTCGCGGTTGATCTTGGCGCTGTCCTCGGCGCGGTCGAGGTTGAGGAACTCCATGCCGAACTGGTGGGCCAGGGCCCGGGCCACGTCCTCCTCGTTGCAGGCGCCGATCTCGATGAAGGCCTCGCCGATGCGCTTCTCGGTGCCGCTGGTCAGCTCCATCGCCTTGGCGACCTGCTCGGGCGTGACCAGCTTCCATTGCTGGAGGATCTCGGCAAGTTTGAGTCGAACCTTTCGGGCCACGCGCATCTCCTCAATTCAGTCGGAACGGGACAGTCCAGGGAACCAATCGTAGTATGCAGACCCCGCAGGCAAGCCGCAACTCATGACGCACACGAATCCCGGCCAACTTCCAACGCCACTTCGCTGGCTGCTGACCCTGGGTCCCACGCACGAGCCCATCGATCAGGTCCGGTTCATCGGCAATCGCTCCAGCGGACGCATGGGTTTTGAAATCGCCAAGGCGGCCCGGGACGCGGGCGCAGAGGTGAAAATTCTTGCGGGCCCCTGCTCGGCGGCCGGGTTGGATTCGTGGCCGAATCTCGCGCGGTTCCAGACCGCCGAGGAGCTGCGCGGGTTATTGACCGAGCAGTGGAAGGACTTCGACGTGCTGGTGATGGCCGCGGCGGTCGCGGATTGGCGCGTGGCCGGGGCGGCGCGAACCGGCAAGCTGCGCCGCAGCGCCGCGCCACCCGCGCTGCAGCTGGAGCAGGTGCCGGAGATCCTGGGCAACCTCAGCAGCCGGGCGGATCAGTTCATCGTGGGATTCGCCCTGGAGCCGCTGGCGGAGGTCGTCGACAACGCCCTCAAAAAGCTTGCCGCCAAGAAGGCCGACTGCATCGTGGCCAACTCGCTGGAGACGCTTGACTCCGGCGCCTCCGACGCACAGCTGGTCTGGCCGGATGGGCGCGTAACCACCCGCGGCGGATCGCAGACCTTCGAGCCCAAGGAGCGGATCGCCCGCTGGATCGTTGAGAGCATCGCCCCGGCGATCGCACGGAAGTGCCGCAAACAGTAATCTTTGAATTCACTTCTTCCCACCACAACAAGGAGTCAGCCATGCGAATTGGAATGATCGGTCTGGGTCGAATGGGGGCGAACATGTGCCAGCGCCTGATGAAGGCCGGGCATGAGATCGTGGCCTGGGACATGAATGCCAATTCGGTGAAGGACCTGGCTGCAAAGGGTGCCATCGGCGCCTCCTCGATCCAGGACATGATCGCCAAGCTGCCCGCCCCGCGCGCCATCTGGATGATGATTCCGACCGCCTACGTCGACGAAACGATCGCCAAGATCGCGCCGCTGCTGGCCAAGGGCGACACGCTGATCGACGGAGGCAACAGCTACTACAAGGATGACATCCGCCGCGCTAAGGAGCTCGCCGGCAAGGGCATCGACTATGTCGATGTGGGAACCTCCGGCGGTGTCTGGGGACTGGAGCGCGGCTACTGCCAGATGATCGGCGGACCCGCCGAGACGGTGAAGCGTCTCGACCCGATCTTCAAGGCGCTGGCTCCGGGCAAGGGAACCATTCCCGCGACGGAGAACCGCAAGAACCGCGCCGGCACCGCGGAGCAGGGCTATCTGCACTGCGGCAACAGCGGCGGCGGACACTTCGTGAAGATGGTCCACAATGGCATCGAGTATGGAATCATGGCGGCCTACGCCGAGGGCCTGAACATCATCAAGCATGCCGACGCGGGGCTGCACGAGCGAGAGAAGAGCGCCGAGACCACCCCCCTTCGCGATCCGGAAAACTATCAATATCAGTTCGAACTTCCGGACATCGCGGAAGTGTGGCGCCGGGGCAGCGTGATCAGCAGCTGGCTGCTGGATCTCACCGCCAACGCGCTGGCGGAAGACCCGCAGATGAGCAAGTACGCCGGCCGGGTCAGCGACTCGGGCGAAGGCCGATGGACGATCGACGCCGCCGTGGCTGAGGGCATTCCGGCGCACGTGCTGACCGCGGCGCTCTACACACGCTTCGCCAGCCAGGGCCAGGCTCTCTTCGCCGACAAGCTCTGCTCGGCGATGCGCAAGCAGTTCGGCGGTCACGACGAGCTTCCCTCGAAGCCGGGCGCCAAGGCATGAACGGCAAACCGCAATGCGACGCGATGGTGCTCTTCGGCGCCAGCGGCGACCTGGCCCACAAGAAGCTCTTCGACACCATCCAGGCCCTGATCCGCCGCAATGTGCTCAACGGCCCGGTCATCGGCGTCGCCAAGAGCAGCATGACCAAGGAGCAGATGCTGACGCGGGCACGCGAAGGGATCACCACCTATGGCCGCGGCGTGGACGAGGCCGCCTTCAAGAAATTCTCCGAGCAGTTCCAGTATGTCGATGGGGACTACGCGGACCTCTCCACGTTCCAGGCGCTCAAGAAGGCCCTGGGCAGCGCCCAGCGCCCGCTGCACTATCTTGCGATTCCCCCCGTGCTCTTCGGCGCCGTCACCAAGCAGCTCGAGGCCTCGGGGTGCGCCGAGCATGCGCGGGTGGTGGTGGAGAAACCATTCGGCCGCAACACTGCCAGCGCCAAGCAGCTCAACGCCACGCTGCACGAAGTCTTCGACGAGGCGCACATCTTCCGCATCGACCACTACCTGGGCAAGGAGGCGACGCAGAACATTCTCTTCACCCGCTTCGCCAACTCCTTCCTGGAGCCGCTCTGGAACAGCCACTGGATCAAGCAGATCCAGATCACCATGGCGGAGAGCTTCGGCGTGCAGGGGCGCGGGGCCTTCTACGACTCGACCGGCTGCATCCGCGACGTGATCGAGAACCACCTCATGCAGGTGGTGGGCTTCCTCTGCATGGAGCCGCCGGTCTGGACCGACATGGAGCGGGTGCGCGACGAGCAGGTGAAACTGTTCCGGGCCATCCGCACCCTCACCACCCGCGACGTGGTGCGCGGACAATTCGATGGCTACCTGAAGGAGCCGGGCGTGGCCCCCAACAGCATGACCGAAACCTGGGGCGCCGTCCGCCTGGCCATCGACAATTGGCGCTGGAACGGCGTGCCGGTCTACATCCGCGCCGGCAAGTGCATGCCCATGTCGGCGACGGAGGTGCGCGTGGAGTTCCACCGCCCGCCCAATGTGGTTTTTCCCGATGCGCCGCCGGGGCCCCACAATTTCGTGCGCTTCCTCTTCAGCCCGCGCATCGAGATCGGCATCAACATGCAGGCCAAGATCGACGGCGAGGTCATGGGCGGCATGCCCATCGAGCTGATGGCCGTCGACGCGCAGCCCGACGAGATGACTC
This portion of the Planctomycetota bacterium genome encodes:
- the zwf gene encoding glucose-6-phosphate dehydrogenase, with product MNGKPQCDAMVLFGASGDLAHKKLFDTIQALIRRNVLNGPVIGVAKSSMTKEQMLTRAREGITTYGRGVDEAAFKKFSEQFQYVDGDYADLSTFQALKKALGSAQRPLHYLAIPPVLFGAVTKQLEASGCAEHARVVVEKPFGRNTASAKQLNATLHEVFDEAHIFRIDHYLGKEATQNILFTRFANSFLEPLWNSHWIKQIQITMAESFGVQGRGAFYDSTGCIRDVIENHLMQVVGFLCMEPPVWTDMERVRDEQVKLFRAIRTLTTRDVVRGQFDGYLKEPGVAPNSMTETWGAVRLAIDNWRWNGVPVYIRAGKCMPMSATEVRVEFHRPPNVVFPDAPPGPHNFVRFLFSPRIEIGINMQAKIDGEVMGGMPIELMAVDAQPDEMTPYERLIGDAIRGDQALFARQDAVEEGWRIVENILDNAVPIMKYQPGTWGPEPANEILMPEGGWHSPQLSTAPKGG
- the tadA gene encoding Flp pilus assembly complex ATPase component TadA: MARKVRLKLAEILQQWKLVTPEQVAKAMELTSGTEKRIGEAFIEIGACNEEDVARALAHQFGMEFLNLDRAEDSAKINRELIPEEIMRKHLVLPISKTNGRLKLLVHDPMDLELFDVLRFRLSAELDTAIASKRQLQAFLDIGNKSVSAVKQESLLTDSIDVSVDKSVDKSVDKSIDVDAADDAPIVRLVNRIIIEAVRGRASDIHVEPMTEYVRVRYRIDGECILRDKLPKRNQAGLLARFKLMAGVNMAERRVPQDGRIKMLIDGTSIDFRASTCPAYHGESVVLRILRPDSVRIGLLNLGLEQDMLDTFNKVIRRPNGIFLVTGPTGSGKTTTLYSALDVLNRPDKKIITAEDPVEYNFKGINQVQVRDQIGLTFPAILKSMLRQAPNIILVGEIRDREVADIAIQAALTGHLVFSTLHTNDAPSAITRLVDMGVKPFLVASSIQAVMGQRLARILCDKCKKIDPEPDPKILQLVNIADSEKDKVMMPVGCAECGNVGYRGRRGIYEMMIMNAEIRNLAFERAGIARIRAAAIRSGMRTLLGDGKLKILKGRTTPSEVAKFAQMETFDPSTVGG
- the gnd gene encoding decarboxylating 6-phosphogluconate dehydrogenase, with protein sequence MRIGMIGLGRMGANMCQRLMKAGHEIVAWDMNANSVKDLAAKGAIGASSIQDMIAKLPAPRAIWMMIPTAYVDETIAKIAPLLAKGDTLIDGGNSYYKDDIRRAKELAGKGIDYVDVGTSGGVWGLERGYCQMIGGPAETVKRLDPIFKALAPGKGTIPATENRKNRAGTAEQGYLHCGNSGGGHFVKMVHNGIEYGIMAAYAEGLNIIKHADAGLHEREKSAETTPLRDPENYQYQFELPDIAEVWRRGSVISSWLLDLTANALAEDPQMSKYAGRVSDSGEGRWTIDAAVAEGIPAHVLTAALYTRFASQGQALFADKLCSAMRKQFGGHDELPSKPGAKA
- a CDS encoding phosphopantothenoylcysteine decarboxylase, which encodes MTHTNPGQLPTPLRWLLTLGPTHEPIDQVRFIGNRSSGRMGFEIAKAARDAGAEVKILAGPCSAAGLDSWPNLARFQTAEELRGLLTEQWKDFDVLVMAAAVADWRVAGAARTGKLRRSAAPPALQLEQVPEILGNLSSRADQFIVGFALEPLAEVVDNALKKLAAKKADCIVANSLETLDSGASDAQLVWPDGRVTTRGGSQTFEPKERIARWIVESIAPAIARKCRKQ